From Streptomyces griseorubiginosus, one genomic window encodes:
- a CDS encoding SsgA family sporulation/cell division regulator, with the protein MSTVIEQPVEARLVAAAPRMPSIPATLHYDRCDPFAVRMTFPAPATLEGVEVCWTFSRELLTTGLHEPEGHGDVRVRPYGYDRTVLEFHAPEGTAVVHVRTGELRRFLEATNELVPSGLEHLQLDLDHDLAELMRDAY; encoded by the coding sequence CCGTCTCGTCGCCGCGGCACCGCGGATGCCGAGCATTCCCGCCACACTGCACTACGACCGCTGCGATCCGTTCGCGGTCCGCATGACCTTCCCCGCGCCCGCCACCCTGGAGGGCGTCGAGGTCTGCTGGACCTTCAGCCGCGAGCTGCTCACGACCGGTCTGCACGAGCCCGAGGGCCACGGCGACGTCCGGGTGCGGCCCTACGGCTACGACCGCACCGTTCTCGAGTTCCACGCCCCCGAGGGCACGGCCGTCGTGCATGTCCGCACGGGCGAGCTGCGCCGGTTCCTGGAGGCGACCAACGAACTCGTGCCGAGCGGTCTGGAGCACCTCCAGCTCGACCTCGACCACGACCTCGCGGAACTGATGCGCGACGCGTACTGA
- a CDS encoding GOLPH3/VPS74 family protein has translation MTDGSLSLPARLYLLAWDTSKSEVTGAAQVPQLVRAGALAELAQRGLLLDEDGIATPVDMDASTGDPVLDGLLELVRESRPHRWRAWVTLHARVTLDAVREQLTAGGYLRARKKRALGLFPTVDHELARPAVAEALQEEARRILRGPTADLPDRDAALGALAAAAELRTLLPRKDRHDTHTEQLIEHSGPASPVLRKIVHEVRGAATAARVATRA, from the coding sequence GTGACCGACGGCTCGCTCTCCCTGCCGGCCCGTCTCTACCTGCTGGCCTGGGACACCTCGAAGTCCGAGGTCACCGGTGCCGCGCAGGTCCCCCAGCTGGTCCGGGCCGGTGCCCTCGCCGAACTCGCCCAGCGCGGTCTGCTCCTCGACGAGGACGGCATCGCGACGCCGGTCGACATGGACGCGTCCACCGGGGACCCGGTCCTGGACGGGCTCCTCGAACTGGTCCGCGAATCCCGCCCGCACCGGTGGCGGGCCTGGGTGACGCTGCACGCCCGGGTCACCCTGGACGCCGTACGGGAGCAGCTCACCGCGGGCGGATATCTGCGGGCCCGGAAGAAGCGGGCCCTCGGGCTCTTCCCCACGGTCGACCACGAACTGGCGCGACCGGCCGTGGCGGAGGCGCTCCAGGAGGAGGCGCGCCGGATCCTGCGCGGGCCGACCGCCGACCTGCCCGACCGGGACGCCGCCCTCGGCGCCCTCGCCGCGGCCGCCGAACTGCGCACCCTGCTGCCCCGCAAGGACCGCCACGACACCCACACCGAGCAACTGATCGAACACAGCGGCCCGGCGTCACCGGTCCTGCGCAAGATCGTCCACGAGGTACGCGGGGCGGCTACAGCGGCGAGGGTCGCCACACGCGCCTGA
- a CDS encoding ABC-F family ATP-binding cassette domain-containing protein, which translates to MSASITCTSLAFAWPDGTAVFEGMDIAFGPGRTGLVGVNGSGKSTLLKLIAGELTPADGTVRVAGEVGYLPQNVTLDTGLKVDQALGIAARRAALHAIEAGDVAEEHFETVGDDWDVEERALATLGELGLGHIGLDRTIGEVSGGESVLLRLAALLLRRPDVLLLDEPTNNLDLYARRRLYAAVASWPGVMVVVSHDRELLDLVDQIADLRAGEVTWYGGNYSAYEEALAVEQEAAERMVRVAESDFRKQKRELADAQVKLARRKRYGQKMFEQKREPKIVMGARKRAAQESAGKHRIMHEERLSEAKDRLDEAVEAVRDDDEIRVDLPYTAVPPGRTVLTLMDLELAYGARVMGGFDLRGPERVALIGRNGAGKTTLLRTIAGELEAVSGEATAHVPLRFLPQRLDVLDGELSVAENVARFAPGATNNRVRARLARFLFRGARADQLAATLSGGERFRAALAALMLAEPAPQLLMLDEPTNNLDMASVRQLTTALESYEGALVVASHDLPFLESLGITRWLMLDGELREITPDELEFSA; encoded by the coding sequence ATGTCTGCTTCCATCACCTGCACCTCGCTCGCCTTCGCCTGGCCCGACGGCACCGCCGTCTTCGAGGGCATGGACATCGCCTTCGGCCCCGGCCGTACCGGTCTCGTCGGCGTCAACGGATCAGGTAAATCCACCCTGTTGAAGCTGATCGCCGGTGAACTCACCCCGGCCGACGGCACCGTCCGCGTCGCGGGCGAGGTCGGCTACCTCCCGCAGAACGTCACCCTGGACACCGGTCTGAAGGTCGACCAGGCGCTCGGCATCGCCGCCCGGCGCGCCGCCCTGCACGCCATCGAGGCCGGCGACGTGGCCGAGGAGCACTTCGAGACGGTCGGCGACGACTGGGACGTCGAGGAGCGCGCCCTGGCCACGCTCGGCGAACTCGGCCTCGGTCACATCGGGTTGGACCGCACGATCGGCGAGGTCTCGGGCGGCGAGTCGGTACTGCTGCGCCTCGCCGCGCTGCTGCTGCGCCGCCCGGACGTCCTGCTCCTCGACGAACCGACCAACAACCTCGACCTGTACGCCCGCAGGCGGCTGTACGCGGCCGTGGCGTCCTGGCCGGGGGTCATGGTCGTGGTCAGCCACGACCGCGAACTCCTCGACCTGGTCGACCAGATCGCCGATCTGCGCGCCGGGGAGGTCACCTGGTACGGCGGCAACTACTCCGCCTACGAGGAGGCCCTCGCCGTCGAACAGGAGGCGGCGGAACGGATGGTGCGCGTCGCCGAGTCCGACTTCCGCAAGCAGAAACGCGAACTGGCCGACGCACAGGTCAAGTTGGCCCGTCGCAAGCGGTACGGCCAGAAGATGTTCGAGCAGAAGCGCGAGCCGAAGATCGTCATGGGGGCACGCAAACGGGCGGCCCAGGAGTCCGCGGGCAAGCACCGCATCATGCACGAGGAACGGCTCTCGGAGGCGAAGGACCGGCTGGACGAGGCGGTGGAGGCCGTACGGGACGACGACGAGATCCGCGTCGACCTGCCGTACACGGCCGTACCGCCGGGCCGTACGGTCCTGACCCTCATGGACCTCGAACTCGCCTACGGCGCACGGGTCATGGGCGGCTTCGACCTCCGGGGGCCCGAGCGGGTGGCGCTGATCGGGCGCAACGGCGCGGGCAAGACGACGCTGCTGCGCACCATCGCCGGGGAGCTGGAGGCGGTGTCGGGCGAGGCCACGGCCCACGTCCCGCTCCGTTTCCTGCCCCAGCGCCTGGACGTCCTCGACGGCGAGCTGTCGGTCGCCGAGAACGTGGCCCGGTTCGCGCCGGGCGCCACGAACAACCGGGTGCGGGCCCGTCTCGCCCGCTTCCTGTTCCGGGGCGCCCGGGCCGACCAGCTGGCGGCGACGCTGTCCGGCGGCGAACGATTCCGGGCGGCGCTGGCCGCGCTGATGCTGGCCGAACCGGCACCCCAGCTGCTCATGCTCGACGAGCCGACGAACAACCTCGACATGGCGAGCGTGCGGCAGCTGACCACGGCCCTGGAGTCGTACGAGGGCGCGCTGGTCGTGGCCAGTCACGACCTGCCGTTCCTGGAGTCGCTCGGCATCACGCGCTGGTTGATGCTGGACGGCGAGCTGCGGGAGATCACCCCGGACGAGCTGGAGTTCTCGGCGTAG
- the ddaH gene encoding dimethylargininase, with protein sequence MPSKKALVRRPGPRLAEGLVTHIEREKVDVDLALEQWEAYVEALRAHGWETVEVDPEEDCPDSVFVEDTVVMYKNVALIARSGAESRRAETVGVEEAVARLGCSVNWIWEPGTLDGGDVLKVGDTIYVGRGGRTNAAGVQQLRAAFEPLGAQVVVVPVSKVLHLKSAVTALPDGTVIGHIPKVDRPSLFPRFLSVPEESGSHVVLLGGPKVLMAASAPKTAELLGDLGFEPVVVDISEFEKLEGCVTCLSVRLRDLYA encoded by the coding sequence GTGCCCAGCAAGAAGGCCCTCGTCCGCCGCCCCGGTCCGCGTCTCGCCGAAGGCCTGGTGACGCACATCGAGCGGGAGAAGGTCGACGTCGACCTCGCGCTCGAACAGTGGGAGGCGTACGTCGAGGCCCTGCGCGCGCACGGCTGGGAGACCGTCGAGGTGGACCCCGAGGAGGACTGCCCCGACTCGGTGTTCGTCGAGGACACCGTGGTCATGTACAAGAACGTCGCCCTGATCGCCCGCTCCGGCGCCGAGTCCCGGCGTGCGGAGACCGTCGGCGTCGAGGAGGCCGTGGCCCGGCTCGGCTGCTCGGTGAACTGGATCTGGGAGCCCGGCACCCTGGACGGCGGTGACGTCCTCAAGGTCGGTGACACGATCTACGTGGGCCGGGGCGGGCGCACCAACGCGGCCGGCGTCCAGCAGCTGCGGGCCGCGTTCGAGCCGCTGGGGGCCCAGGTGGTCGTCGTACCGGTGAGCAAGGTGCTGCACCTGAAGTCGGCGGTCACGGCGCTGCCCGACGGCACCGTCATCGGGCACATCCCCAAGGTGGACCGGCCCTCGCTCTTCCCGCGCTTCCTGTCGGTGCCCGAGGAGTCCGGCTCCCATGTCGTCCTGCTCGGCGGCCCCAAGGTGCTGATGGCCGCGAGCGCGCCCAAGACGGCGGAACTGCTCGGCGATCTCGGCTTCGAGCCCGTGGTGGTGGACATCAGCGAGTTCGAGAAGCTCGAAGGATGTGTGACATGCCTCTCGGTCCGGCTGCGGGACCTCTACGCCTGA
- a CDS encoding acyl-ACP desaturase, producing the protein MTITSPHLGSPSSEWTDARLLYALEEVVEKELNRHLKVTKDWMPHEYVPWSDGRNFPGFFEDGEAWGKEQSKVTEIGRIALVVNLLTEDNLPSYHHEIASLFGRDGAWGTWVHRWTAEEGRHGIVMRDYLLTSRAVDPDKLEQFRMAHMSEGFESDNRHSMLHSVAYVAFQELATRVSHRNTGHQSGDPVCDRMLARIATDENLHMVFYRNLLKAAFELAPDLTMMAVRDVIVNFRMPGHGMPGFERAAAQMAIGEIYNMRIHHDDVLQPVLRFLKVMEIDGLGPEGQQAQDELGLFMGGLDAEALKFDEKLAARKARMAARAGA; encoded by the coding sequence GTGACGATCACTTCCCCTCACCTCGGCAGCCCGTCCTCCGAGTGGACCGACGCGCGACTGCTGTACGCGCTGGAGGAAGTGGTCGAGAAGGAACTCAACCGGCATCTGAAGGTGACCAAGGACTGGATGCCGCACGAGTACGTCCCGTGGAGCGACGGCCGCAACTTCCCCGGTTTCTTCGAGGACGGCGAGGCCTGGGGCAAGGAGCAGTCCAAGGTCACCGAGATCGGCCGGATCGCCCTGGTGGTGAACCTGCTCACCGAGGACAACCTCCCCAGCTACCACCACGAGATCGCCTCGCTCTTCGGCCGTGACGGCGCCTGGGGCACCTGGGTGCACCGCTGGACCGCCGAGGAGGGCCGGCACGGCATCGTGATGCGTGACTACCTGCTCACCTCGCGCGCGGTGGACCCGGACAAGCTGGAGCAGTTCCGGATGGCCCACATGAGCGAGGGCTTCGAGTCGGACAACCGTCACTCGATGCTGCACTCGGTGGCCTACGTGGCCTTCCAGGAGCTCGCGACCCGGGTCTCGCACCGCAACACCGGCCACCAGTCCGGCGACCCGGTCTGCGACCGCATGCTGGCGCGCATCGCGACTGACGAGAACCTGCACATGGTGTTCTACCGGAACCTGCTGAAGGCGGCCTTCGAGCTGGCGCCCGACCTGACGATGATGGCGGTGCGGGACGTCATCGTGAACTTCCGGATGCCCGGTCACGGCATGCCCGGCTTCGAGCGGGCCGCCGCGCAGATGGCGATCGGCGAGATCTACAACATGCGCATCCACCACGACGACGTGCTCCAGCCCGTCCTGCGCTTCCTGAAGGTCATGGAGATCGACGGGCTCGGCCCCGAGGGGCAGCAGGCCCAGGACGAACTCGGTCTGTTCATGGGCGGCCTGGACGCCGAGGCCCTGAAGTTCGACGAGAAGCTCGCGGCCCGCAAGGCGCGGATGGCGGCTCGCGCGGGGGCCTGA